The genomic interval ATTTCATTTGTTTTCAGTTAATTTTCACCGGCATCGTAACAATGACATTGTTCCTACGAACTGAGATGCACCGGAACACAGAAACAGACGGTGGAATATATATGGGAGCTTTATTCTTCATACTAATTGTAATTATGTTCAATGGATATTCTGAGTTATCCATGTTCATTATGAAACTTCCAGTGTTCTATAAGCAGAGGGACCTTCTTTTTTTCCCTGCTTGGGCATACTCTTTGCCTACATGGATCCTTAAGATTCCTATAACCTTTCTAGAAGTTGGTATTTGGGTTGTGTTCACTTACTATGTTATTGGATTTGATCCAAGTTTTGAAAGGtgagatttatttatttttctttagtgcATAAACTTTATACATAATAATTTGCTCCAATCTCATAAGACACCTCCCCTCATGGCAGGTTCATCAAACAGTACTTTTTGCTAGTTTGTATCAACCAGATGGCATCTGCACTTTTTCGATTTATTGGGGCAGTTGGAAGGAACATTATAGTTGCAAACACAGCTGGATCATTTgctttaattgtagttttggtaaTGGGTGGATTTATCCTATCTAGAGGTGAAGTGTTTTACTTCTTGATGAAGTTTACTATCAAAAGATgcatattttttgtttcaatgtAATATGATGTCAAAAGCTCACAAAGACTGTGTTCTTTTGCATCAGTTGATGTGAAGAAGTGGTGGTTATGGGGTTACTGGGTCTCCCCAATGATGTATGGACAGAATGCTATTGCTGTGAATGAATTCCTTGGAAATAGTTGGTCCCATGTAAGCAAGCAATGCAATCCCATGAATATCTTAGATATACAAGAATACAAATACTACCTCCGTCCCTTTTTTTAAGCACATTTTGCTTTTGTGTGCAGATGTTCCtaatgaatagtgtttgaaaacatGTGAATACTTCTTCATTGCAGGTTCCGCCTGATTCAACAGAACCGCTAGGAGTGCAAATCTTGAAGTCACGTGGGATTTTCCCCGAAGCATATTGGTATTGGATTGGAGTTGGAGCTTCCATTGCATACATGTTACTATTCAACTTCCTTTTCCCTTTGGCCTTACATTATCTTGACTGTACGTATCCTATATATTAGAAGTATGTGCTTTTCAGTTTGTAAAAGTGATGTAGTGCTCTAAGTAACAAATGAAACATTTTACTGCAGCATATGATAAACCACAGGCTTTAATATCAGAAGAAGCTTTGGCTGAGAGAAATGCTGCCACTGCTGGAAACAGACAGATAATTGAATTGTCGCCTGAATACGAATGTTCTTCAGGTGGGTTACTATTTTGCTTTGAAAACTTATTCCTATTTTAATTCACATGTTAATTTAGTGTGCAAGATGATCAGTATAATTTCGATGCAGCCAAAGGAAATAGAAGTCGAAAAAGTTTTCCTTCAACGACGGCGTCTGCAAGAGTGGGCAGCATTAGTGCAGCTGATCACAGTAGAAAGCATGGGATGGTTCTTCCTTTCACACCCCTCTCTATCACTTTTGATGAAATCAGATATGAGGTGGACATGCCACAGGTACAATAATGAACTTCAAAGACACTTTTATGTGAAGAATCCACTGTCAGGTCATCAACTTGAAATATAGTTGCCATTTCTGTATAGAGCATTAGAATAAGTCATCTTGCATTCACATAGCATAAAAATGTGACAGTAGTTTACAATTTCCCTCCTGATATATTTATAAGGGTCTTTCTTTATATTTGCTTGTAGGAAATGAAGGCCAAAGGTGTTCTTGAAGATCGACTTGAACTTTTGACCAGTGTTAATGGAGCTTTTAGACCAGGAGTTCTGACAGCTCTAATGGGTATAAGTGGAGCTGGTAAAACAACTCTAATGGATGTGTTATCTGGAAGAAAAACAACAGGATATATTCAAGGACGAATCACTATATCCGGATACCCTAAAAAGCAAGAAACATTTGCTCGCATATCAGGATACTGTGAACAAACCGATATCCACTCTCCCCATGTTACTGTCTATGAATCTATGGTTTATTCTGCATGGCTCAGGTTACCCCCTGAGGTTGATTCTGCCACAAGAAAGGTAAAGTTTGTCCCCAAaaaaaccaattttatttttcacataAAACCATAGTATAATAACAAGACATGTAAGACACACCACAAATTGCAGATGTTCATTGAGGAAGTTATGGAGCTGATAGAGCTGACTTCAATAAGAGAAGCCCTGGTTGGATTGCCTGGTGTGAATGGTTTGTCCACAGAGCAGCGCAAGAGGTTAACAATTGCAGTTGAACTTGTTGCCAATCCATCTATTATATTCATGGATGAACCTACCTCTGGCCTCGATGCCAGAGCTGCTGCTATAGTAATGAGAACAGTAAGGAATACAGTGGACACAGGGCGAACCGTTGTCTGCACAATTCACCAGCCTAGTATTGATATATTTGATGCTTTTGATGAGGTCAGAGACCCCTTTCCTTTTTCTAAGTttcttacaaataaaattagtatCACAAGTGTAAACATCTATCTTGTAAATTACAGCTACTTCTCTTGAAGCGTGGAGGAGAGGAAATATATGTGGGGCCATTAGGCCAGCATTGCTCTAATCTGATCAATTACTTCGAGGTCCCTATCTCTAATTTGttactaatattaaataattatgtattATCGATCATTTTTTCATCAAAGTAAATCATACCTGCTTGGTATAGGGAATTAATGGAGTGCCAAAAATCAAGAATAGTTATAACCCTGCAACTTGGATGTTAGAGGTTACTTCAGAAGCACAAGAAGAAGCTATAGGAGTTAACTTCGCTGATCTATACAAGAATTCTGACTTATATAGGTAAGATAGGCCCAACTTCAAAACTAAAGCAAATTCCATATAATATATCATGTTTGGCAGAAAAAATTGCTTTTTAAGCATATATGGTTTACTAAGCCTAAGCATTGTATAATTACATTCAGGAGAAACAAGGCCTTGATCAAGGAACTAAGTACCCCTCCAGAGGGCTCTAAAGACTTGTTTTTCACAACACAGCACTCACAGTCTTTTTTAACCCAATGTATGGCTTGCCTTTGGAAGCAACACCTATCATACTGGCGAAATCCACCGTACAGTGCAGTGAGACTTTTATTCACAACAGTCATAGCCTTCTTGTTCGGGACAATATTTTGGAACATTGGCTCCAAAAGGTACCAAACAATGTTCCTAACTCGTTTCCGAGTTTCTGTTCATTATTACGTTACGAGTTTCTGTTCATTATTACCTTTATTCGTGTACACTTGTAATGCAGGGAAAGAAGACAAGATCTATTCAATGCAATGGGATCCATGTACGCCGCAGTCCTCTTCATCGGGGTACAAAATGCTACGTCGGTTCAACCAGTTGTAGCCATCGAGAGAACAGTCTTCTACAGAGAAAGAGCTGCTGGAATGTACTCGGCGTTGCCATATGCATTTGGACAGGTATGCGTAAAGTTACTGATAATGTAATGACTCAGGAATGTTAACTATTAGTTAACagattaactttttttaattattgaacaCTAATCATATATAATTGAGTGAGAATGCAAACTGTTTAGAAAACTTACCACATTTGAAATACTCAGGTTGCTGTTGAGATCCCATACATACTCATACAATCCCTTGTATATGGGGTTATAGTGTATACCATGATTGGGTTTGAAATGACACCTGCCAAGTTCTTTTGGTATCTCTTCTTCATGTTCTTCACCTTGCTATACTTCACCTTTTTTGGAATGATGCTTGTGGGTGCTACCCCTAATCACAATGTTGCCGCTATAGTTTCCTTTGGCTTCTACTTGTTATGGAACCTTTTCTCAGGATTCGTTATTCCCCGAACCGTAAGTTTCAGTGTCCCTCTCacttcattttaatatttagacCATACAAGTGTAAACAGGAAACTCAACtcaaaatgactaaaatgttttTGATTATGTAACAGAGAATGCCAATATGGTGGAGATGGTTTTTCTGGATTTGTCCTATCTCTTGGACTCTATATGGCTTGGTTACCACACAATTTGGTAATGTTAAAGAACGTATGGAGACTGGAGAGACCGTGGAAGAATTTGTTATGACTTATTTTGGGTATAGAGATGATTTCAAAGGTGTAGCTGCAGCTGTGGTTGTTAGTTTTTCACTTATCTTTGGATTTACATTTGCCTTTTCAATTAAGGCATTTAATTTCCAAAAAAGATGAGCATTTTGTACAACTTGACATTCAATCTTAATTGgtaaaagaataaaagaaagTTGTAAATATAATCTGAAATGTTTAAGAAATAAGAAGCTATGTATTGATTGGCTTGGTTAATggaaaaaatgaaataagaaaGAACAAGTAGTACCAGTAAATTAAATGTCAGATGCCGCATATGACAGTCAGAAAGTTCTCTCTCATTCTACTACACCTAACACCTACAATTACAAATGAATCTTAATTCTCATAAGTggtacaaaaaagaaaaacaacaagaAAGAACAAAACAAACTTGTGCCCCAACTCATTTTCCCAAGCTATCTAAAAAGCTTTGCAACTCCTTCAAACCTTCAGCAGAGAAACTCCTGTGCACTCTAGAGCGCGGAGCTGCCAAATTCGGTGGAGGCTGCTGCTGGAAGCAAACCACCACAGCAGCTAAATTGTCTCCACTTTTTCTCTTCAAAGCCTCATCAACCAGATCTTTACTACACTCGGTTGGGTCGTTGTGCTCCTGTAGCCTGCGCCGAGCAAAATCTACAGCATTTTGGCTTCTAAAAACATCCCAAATCCCATCACAACCTATGATGAGAAATTCGTCCTCGGCAGTAAGTTTTGTAGTCATGAGTTCAGGCTCTGCACTGAGTGGTCCACCTTCTTTGCCTTTCATTCCTTCCATGTGCCAGTCACCGATAGCTCGAGCGACGTTAAGTTGCCCGTTAAGATATCCATCGTAGACATACCCCCCAGATGCCTCGATACGCCTCTTCTCTTTCATGCAAACTGGTTTGTGATCTCTTGACATTTCAATTGCTTTTCCACGTCGGCACAGCACTGCTCGGCAATCTCCGGCATTTGCCACCAGCAGCAACCTGCATTTAGAAACTACAATCAACATGCAACTTATCACATGTATGTATTCGATGCCATGTCAGAGGAAGagcataaaaatagaaatatggGCCCACATTTGTGGCAGCCCAAAAAGCTCCCGAACCTCGATCAGATATATGGCTTTTGTACTTGTCCAAAAAACAAAACGATGTATGCCTAGATTATTCGATATCAAAATCCTGACCTTCCTATAACAAGAGTAGCCAATGCAGTGGTGCCAGATGCAAGGGCGGCATCCAGAGAGCAAGCTTCTGCAAATGCATTGTCTGTTTGAAGAAATGCTGAAGCAACTATCCTTTCAATATCCCCTGGGAAATCTTTATCCTCGAGAATGAACTTCGGCAAATGATTGCAAGCAAAGTCAGCAGCATGCTTTCCACCATGTCCATCGAACACCTGACCAAGCCATTGGACATAtaatgttatttgacttttgcaaGTTATTTAGAAACAAATGCAAGCAACATATCTAAACTTATCTATTCTTGTCAGCTATAAAAACTACACGGCCAGCAATGGCGCATCTAATATGCATTTACATGCATTGGTCGAAACATTGTTACCAGTTATCAAAGAAGATTAACATGCGAACTAAGGatgtaaatgaataaaaaaccatgaagaaaaatttaaaatccgTTCTCACAACAATCAGTACCCCAATCAAGTTAAGTGCCAAGACAAGAGAGATATATACCCCATAGAAAGCATTTGGTTCATCTATATGTTTTTTGAGCTCATGGTCCTGCATAAAGTTGTCAACACAAACATACACATCTTCCATACATGACCGGAATCCAACATCGGCGTATCCTCCAGAACGAAGCTTTGGAAGGAAATCAGATTGAATATCTTCAGTAACATCTTCAGCAGATACATCAGACAACTTTGTTTTCGTTTGCTGATTTAGCCATGAAAGTTCAGAAAAAATGCAcatcaaaaaaatgaaaattaagtaATTGAGAAAGATTAACTTCTTCAGTGTAGAAAGAAACTTAAAAACCAGAAATAACACTACTGGCAGCAATCATTAATAACCAATGATAAGGTTACAAACTGAATAAACAAGGACAACTAATCATTATGAGATGAACAAATGTAAGCAATTAGTTTCTGAAAATAATGAACAAAGTGCAATCTTTTCCAAATTTTACATGATATAGTTGCCACCTAATTACAACTCCCTAATCTGACCAAACCAACCCATCATCATTGTTTCNNNNNNNNNNNNNNNNNNNNNNNNNNNNNNNNNNNNNNNNNNNNNNNNNNNNNNNNNNNNNNNNNNNNNNNNNNNNNNNNNNNNNNNNNNNNNNNNNNNNNNNNNNNNNNNNNNNNNNNNNNNNNNNNNNNNNNNNNNNNNNNNNNNNNNNNNNNNNNNNNNNNNNNNNNNNNNNNNNNNNNNNNNNNNNNNNNNNNNNNNNNNNNNNNNNNNNNNNNNNNNNNNNNNNNNNNNNNNNNTCTTTCCCAACAAAATACtcctatattttatttacaataataaatcaaatactCCAATAAACCAAAGCCAAAATAGTAGTGCACATACAACTCAACAGTTGTGCTACAATTTTCCATAATTCTCACTGCATCAAAGTGAcaaatggcaaaaaaaaaaaaaggaatgatTCTAAAAAAACGTACAAATAAAGATAGAATCATTTTAAGAAAAGTAATAAATGATGTAACTGTTCAAAACAACAAAAGAAGAAACTTTCCTATTTCTGTCTACAAACAACAAAAAACTAGTAACATCATTATCACAATGAAAATACAcactataaaaacaaaacaaaaaaaaaagcactTTTCTTACAAGAGAAGCGTGGCGAACAAGGGATTTTCTGCATGGAATAACGAGAGGATCAGTGCGTTGACATTGACGATATGCAGCAGAAATTGGTGGGTTATTAGGATTAGGAGGTCGACTCTCACTACAATTACTTCTACCTTCACTACAACAATTCACACCTTCAATTTCTTCTTCCATTTTTCTCAAACCATAACAAAAAATTCGAAATGGGTTCGACCCAGATTGAAAAATCTATTGGGTGGTCACAAAAAGTGTAAAAATTAGGTCTTTTTTGTTGGGTGGTTATTTGAAAGGGAAATCTATTGGGTTTGAGAAATGTGGAGATATTTTGGAGAAAGAGGAAAGATTTAACCGTCGTATGTGAAGGCGGTGGTCGGTGGTTGGTGGGGTTTTAAATTTGGAAAGTGCGGTGGCAGATTCGTTACGACGTCGTTGTGTGTTTGTTTATGTAACGTTGTGGAACGTATTTTCCTTGTTTTGTGCTTTGTCAACGGCATTAGCCTTTTCTTCAGGGGTACTTTATTTTCCCATAATAATCCAATAAccaaactaaaattaaaaattaaaaattaaaaaatgcaaaaaaGTATAagtaatgtaataaaaataattataatattttttatgtcaaaaataatatttctttatatttctttcaaaattaaaaaataattataacaagaaattaaaaaaaatgaaaatcttaTATTTATGAATGGGGTAATATTTGCTTAAACATGTCATACGTAGCTTTCTTTCAATGTAAATTAAATGATTGTTGTAACAAACTTGTTTTTGTAAATCATTAGCCTCTGCAAGCTGGATTTAATGTCATATGTATGGTCTGAAATTGATTTTCAAGTTTTAATCAATGATTCGGCTGCCTCAACTAAATATGAGTTGTTCTCCTCCGAAAGCTATTATCAGTTGTGTTGGATTGGGCCTTATATTATATTGCACTAAGTCCTGCATGAGAAATCCAATGTGGGGAATGGTTGGGTAGGTGGGTTTTAAACAATGAAAACCTTTGTCGTTTACTAGAAACAATTTGGCATGTTTgaaaaacttttatattttagtttttaataattgttttataaattttatttaaaaaagtattttaaagaatagaattaaagaaaaaaattatttgagatatttgtttctaaaaacaaatttagagatgacaaaaacaaaaaacttatttaataatttaatttttttttaaaatagtttttaactaaagaattaaaaaaaaactgaaaagtaaaataacatttatttgtttttcttttttaattttaaaaaatataatattaaaaatagttttacaaaacagtttttaaaaataagtaagcTAAAcaaacattttagtttttaaattttaaaaaattaaaatagagttaATAGAATAAGAATCGAGCCTTTTATCTCACAAAAATTCACAACTATTAAATTTTTCATTGAGAACTTGAGATAATCAAAGGTGGAAAAAGAAATTatcaaacaattatttatttaaatagttctaatttgtaaaaaaaaaaaaattattcgaGTATAGAATGTTCTTTCTCATATATTTAATCTATATTACAAGACATTAGTTTCATCTATTGacttaaatagtttttaaaatcacttaaaatttgaaattttttagttaaattagtttttaactATTAAGTAGGTTTTGGGTCTGAATCCTTAACCTCTTTGAGCGttctattagatttttttttttagagttggTTTAAGCTCTCTTCCTCCACCTTAGAGGTCACTTACAACCCCATCTAGTAGATCttgatttcttcttcttcttttcttgtaTTCTTCACCCACACACTTTTTTTTGTCTCTTATCTCTTGCGAACAGTTGAAACCTAACTATGATTGTCTTTATGCTACATATCATCCATCCAACCTGATTTTTCTCTCACCATCAACCATCATGAATCTTATGCTCACACTTAGCCTTGACCCTGAACCAAATCATCTCCTATTGTCAATATCCCTTAGAACAATTTATTTGGTAGTGTATAGTTCAAGATCCGTTAACCATTAGTTTGTCACTGTTTTAATGTTTCCCTTATTCTACCTTTTTTTATTgtcttttttgttaaaatttacattgttttaaatttatttttattacaatttttggAATCTCAAAATGTGTTTAACCATTTGGAATTATATCTTGAGGACCACTAGCAAAGCTTTATAATGttccaataaatttttttcaataaaagtaacttataaaataattatagaaaatactaattagaaaaatatattatatttttttatttaaattgtaagtgttttgagtttattttataaaaataaaaataaaaccaattatccgataaactaaaaaaaaaacaaaaaaaaattaaattgaattttttccGTCTCCGAGTTCAATTTGAATCAAACCAAATAAACTCAATCTCTATTGAGTTGAATATAATTTCACTTCATTTAAAATTGATCACTGATATCTGAATGAAATCATTAGACTATATTAGTAGTGTTAtgttaaatatgtattttattaaaatattttttaaatcatttacatattatttttttcactgtagtttaaaaaatatttacgtAATTGTTTTAATAGCATAAAAAGTATAgtgtttgaaaaagaaaatttatattttaaaataagtattttaatttttattaatgttgaCTTAATTGAGCATAATCAAATCAACATGTTATTCATCAGTTTGAGTTTAaactaattttcttttttatttagattttttttcctcTCAAAAGATACCGACAAAATcaatatgttatatttataattttgtctcTCTTAAATATATGCAGTTCTTTCAGTCCAATTCATTCACTTTTTACAGTTGtgtttgcaaaaaaaaaaaattatgtgtttACATTGCAAATTTacaatctaaaattttaatatataataaaaaaaactatatttaacttatcaattaaaattttaaaaatttgacacCCAAAGTGTTTATTTAAGCTCTTGGACCTATTGCTAATGTGGGATGCCAGAAACGTCGACCTATTCAAACCTTTTAATGACTCACAAACATGTTGTTGGAGTGGTCAATTATGAGATCACTTGTAGTTAAATTGAGTTTacataatttaaatcaattatacgtcaatttaaatcaattatacGTAACTGAATGAGATTAAAGATcatagattttatttttcttttgatcaaTGATCTTGCATGGAATAAATATTTGGGTAACTTACGATTCTTCTATGTGCATTAGTGTCACATTGTTGAGTGATCTATTTAGTATATTAGCTTTAAAGATTGGATTAAAAATGTCCAACTTGttcatctaattaatatttgaatttgaatgaaatttatttaattataataaataggaagacttaattataattttagtcattaTATTTTTACCACATCATGAAATTGgtctctatattttaaaatgtaatagTTTTTGTCTCTCattctgattttttaaataaaaaatgacaacacGACATACTTTAAATAACGTAACATATGATACATTCGTGTAAAATGATTACCATTCATAATATCGCaataaaatcatctaaaaatttaactttcaatttcaataaaaaattatttttgtaatttaattaatgacatattaataattaatacatttagatAGATGTATATCATGAAATAATAtattacatcatttaaaatatatcatatcataaatttttaattcaaaatatgaatgaaaGTACATTTTCAAAATAGATGGACATATTCGATGAAGTGATAAAAACTAATACTAATATGTTTGTTTGAAGTCGAAACTCCAAAATTTGATCGAGGCAAGTTACATAGTgattgttgtattaattgtagGTTTGGCAGCCGGGGACTTCTCCTCTGTCCCCTACCTGCTTGTTGCTAAACAACAAAGCCAACGCAAACGAGATTGTTGCAAATACGGCAAGCAATACTTGGAAGGAACCACTCATGAAGCTGCTAATTACTGTACTCAACCGCCACATCCAATCCCACACTGCCACCTCATCACCAGTCCTTTTCACTTACCGTGCTCTCACCATCCACCGAGTTTGTTCCTCTCGTTCGACACTCACACATATGGATTTTTCATacgactattttttttttcaaatacaaggttcaaatcaatataataaaaaagtaaatgtGGAAAAAAgagtatttataatatatttttttcttaggaGTATACTCACTCATTTATATATCCTTCCCTATATAATTGGACAATTTAATTGCTCGATTAATAGTTAATTGAAGGCAGGCAGCATGAGATCATCCAGTTGTTGCCTCGGTATTAACCGTACAACCACAAAACCTTCTCTCGTCCCGACAAAGCCACCTCAAGTATCCTTGTAAGTATAATTTTGGAATATTtgaatcatattattattattattatatcatgtgACTCTGTTttggattgaaatcataaaGGGTGGAGAAAAACAAAGGATGCTGGAGAAGCCGATGCGTAGTGATAGGAGTGGCATCGTGCTTCAATATAATTGGACTACAAATCAACAATTCTTTCACATTCGGACATCAACCTGTGTTTAAGGAGGAAATTATGTTCGTTGCCATGTCAAATTCATTTCATGATGACGTCTTCAATAATTCATCATCAACACTACTTTTGGTTCGGGGTGCCAAATGGAGTGAAAAGAGGATGTGTCCATCTTGGCAAGGAAATAATCCTCTCGAAACCGTCGTGCCGGAGAATCTTCCACGCCCAGCTACACGCCGGAGATATGAAGCTGTTAGCTCCACCTCCAAGACTGCGCCGCCGCTATCACTGTCTCTCAAACTTAAATCCAACAAGGACAATTGCTTCTCCATGTGAAAATTCAATTCATTAtaattgtatatatttattaattactcaaattaattattgtgtaaaaattattaattattaatagtaTTCAATGTTAATTACTCTGtccttttgaaaaattaatttccCAATCAACGTGACATTCTTATTTGTCGTGTTGGAAACTAAAAAATATCGAATAACTGATCTATttaatagaaattaattttttttcaacttttttaagGTGTTTATTTagcttttttttgtttgttcgtaatcgtaaaaaataaatttttaaggtATCAGTTTAAACAATAATTTCAACCTAATTGACATTTATTAAagatcaaatattatttatattttgttctaTTAAATAGGAGAATCAGTCcattatgaattattttatatgtaattGTAGTACTCAGTTGGATTTATGCACTATATCATTGTAGTACATGTAGTACAGATAATGATTAGTTCAACGTTTTACCCAATTCAATCATGCATAGCCATTGTACTATacgaatttctttttttttttgcttttccTTTTTTGTCAGTTTTCCTAAGCCCACCCAATTTATAGGCCCTCGTTCTATATTATGGGCTAACCCAGACTTAGGGCCCGCCAATTTAGTGTTGACAAAAGAATATCCCGAAATCCAATATGTATTCATGTGCTCCTCCAAATTAAACTATGCACATAAATAAAAGGAGAAGTCAGTATTTCTTTgaataagattttt from Cicer arietinum cultivar CDC Frontier isolate Library 1 chromosome 5, Cicar.CDCFrontier_v2.0, whole genome shotgun sequence carries:
- the LOC101512738 gene encoding pleiotropic drug resistance protein 1-like, coding for MESSELRVGSGRIGSSSIWRSGAVDVFSGSSRREDDEQELQWAAIEKLPTYLRLTRGILTESQDQQPIQIDINKLGPLQRKNLVERLVKIAEEDNEKFLLKLRKRIDRVGLDIPTIEVRFEHLNVEAEAHVGSRALPTILNFSINLFEGLLNYLHLIPSRKKPFTVLHDVSGIIKPKRMTLLLGPPSSGKTTLLLALAGRLNKDLKFSGRVVYNGHEMEEFVPQRTSAYISQTDLHIGEMTVRETLAFSARCQGIGTRYDMLAELSRREKAENIKPDPDLDIYMKAAALEGQETNVVTDYIIKILGLDACADTMVGDDMIRGISGGQKKRVTTGEMLVGPERALFMDEISTGLDSSTTFQMINSLRQSIHILNGTALISLLQPAPETYELFDDIILLSDGQIVYQGPRENVLEFFEHIGFKCPERKGVADFLQEVTSRKDQEQYWANKDESYTFITVREFAEAFQSFHIARKLGDELATPFDTSKGHPAVLTKNKYGVSKKELLKACVSREFLLMKRNSFVYIFKMWQLIFTGIVTMTLFLRTEMHRNTETDGGIYMGALFFILIVIMFNGYSELSMFIMKLPVFYKQRDLLFFPAWAYSLPTWILKIPITFLEVGIWVVFTYYVIGFDPSFERFIKQYFLLVCINQMASALFRFIGAVGRNIIVANTAGSFALIVVLVMGGFILSRVDVKKWWLWGYWVSPMMYGQNAIAVNEFLGNSWSHVPPDSTEPLGVQILKSRGIFPEAYWYWIGVGASIAYMLLFNFLFPLALHYLDSYDKPQALISEEALAERNAATAGNRQIIELSPEYECSSAKGNRSRKSFPSTTASARVGSISAADHSRKHGMVLPFTPLSITFDEIRYEVDMPQEMKAKGVLEDRLELLTSVNGAFRPGVLTALMGISGAGKTTLMDVLSGRKTTGYIQGRITISGYPKKQETFARISGYCEQTDIHSPHVTVYESMVYSAWLRLPPEVDSATRKMFIEEVMELIELTSIREALVGLPGVNGLSTEQRKRLTIAVELVANPSIIFMDEPTSGLDARAAAIVMRTVRNTVDTGRTVVCTIHQPSIDIFDAFDELLLLKRGGEEIYVGPLGQHCSNLINYFEGINGVPKIKNSYNPATWMLEVTSEAQEEAIGVNFADLYKNSDLYRRNKALIKELSTPPEGSKDLFFTTQHSQSFLTQCMACLWKQHLSYWRNPPYSAVRLLFTTVIAFLFGTIFWNIGSKRERRQDLFNAMGSMYAAVLFIGVQNATSVQPVVAIERTVFYRERAAGMYSALPYAFGQVAVEIPYILIQSLVYGVIVYTMIGFEMTPAKFFWYLFFMFFTLLYFTFFGMMLVGATPNHNVAAIVSFGFYLLWNLFSGFVIPRTRMPIWWRWFFWICPISWTLYGLVTTQFGNVKERMETGETVEEFVMTYFGYRDDFKGVAAAVVVSFSLIFGFTFAFSIKAFNFQKR
- the LOC101513065 gene encoding probable protein phosphatase 2C 22 encodes the protein MEEEIEGVNCCSEGRSNCSESRPPNPNNPPISAAYRQCQRTDPLVIPCRKSLVRHASLQTKTKLSDVSAEDVTEDIQSDFLPKLRSGGYADVGFRSCMEDVYVCVDNFMQDHELKKHIDEPNAFYGVFDGHGGKHAADFACNHLPKFILEDKDFPGDIERIVASAFLQTDNAFAEACSLDAALASGTTALATLVIGRLLLVANAGDCRAVLCRRGKAIEMSRDHKPVCMKEKRRIEASGGYVYDGYLNGQLNVARAIGDWHMEGMKGKEGGPLSAEPELMTTKLTAEDEFLIIGCDGIWDVFRSQNAVDFARRRLQEHNDPTECSKDLVDEALKRKSGDNLAAVVVCFQQQPPPNLAAPRSRVHRSFSAEGLKELQSFLDSLGK